Proteins co-encoded in one Juglans regia cultivar Chandler chromosome 16, Walnut 2.0, whole genome shotgun sequence genomic window:
- the LOC109009994 gene encoding protein FAR-RED ELONGATED HYPOCOTYL 3-like: MNVFFDGYVHSGTTLKEIVDQFDNALRKKVEVETTTDFNLCNQTIPYVSPFHIEKQFQAVYTNAKFKEIQREVWGMICCNCILVSKQGCISTFDVWDELFTDDHVKTIHYVVYYNEEECDIKCTCALFEIRDIICRHVFKVCQIKKIHVLPERYVLDQWMKDLKKRYTLVKSSDDDLRDNADTRRYELVVKRCLKLATCVSPSDNHVNAFMRVLDEFEHNFKRLPLQSGSTKVNESDIVDKGKKVLSPNVVRGKGRPPTKRKVPPVEKALTKRKKKQTCRKIFDDEQVGVGEVLAPQVGANVENVVIGTQYSTVTQQTPSGNDENL, translated from the exons ATGAATGTCTTTTTTGACGGATATGTGCATTCTGGTACAACGTTGAAGGAAATTGTGGATCAATTTGACAATGCTCTGAGGAAGAAGGTGGAAGTAGAGACAACAACTGATTTCAATTTGTGCAACCAAACCATCCCATATGTGAGTCCATTCCACATTGAGAAACAGTTTCAAGCAGTGTATACAAATGCCAAGTTTAAAGAAATCCAAAGGGAGGTGTGGGGGATGATTTGTTGTAATTGCATACTTGTTAGCAAACAGGGTTGTATTTCCACCTTCGATGTCTGGGATGAACTTTTCACAGATGACCATGTCAAAACTATCCATTACGTAGTTTACTATAATGAGGAGGAATGTGATATCAAATGCACGTGTGCACTGTTTGAGATAAGGGACATTATTTGTAGACATGTATTTAAAGTTTGTCAAATAAAGAAGATTCATGTATTACCAGAGAGGTACGTCTTGGATCAGTGGATGAAAGACTTAAAGAAGAGATACACACTTGTCAAAAGTAGCGATGATGACTTGCGAGATAATGCGGACACACGAAGGTATGAACTTGTGGTTAAAAGATGTCTGAAATTAGCAACGTGTGTATCCCCAAGTGATAACCATGTCAATGCATTCATGCGGGTTTTGGATGAGTTTgagcataattttaaaagattacCACTTCAGTCCGGTTCAACTAAGGTCAATGAGAGCGACATCGTGGATAAGGGTAAGAAAGTATTAAGTCCTAACGTTGTTCGAGGGAAAGGGAGACCCCCAACAAAGAGAAAGGTTCCACCTGTGGAGAAGGCCTTAaccaagagaaagaagaaacag ACTTGCaggaaaatatttgatgatGAACAAGTTGGAGTTGGTGAGGTCCTGGCCCCCCAAGTTGGTGCTAACGTTGAAAATGTTGTTATTGGAACCCAATATAGTACTGTCACACAACAAACACCATCAGGCAATGATGAGAATTTGTGA